CGGCCAGCTGGAAGCCAGCCGCAGCCTCGGCCTGGGCTACGTCACCTCGATGCGCCGTGTAGTGGTGCCGCAAGCGGTGAAGATCATGACGCCGTCGTTCATCAACCAATTCGTCATCACCTTGAAGGACACCTCCCTCCTGGCCGTCATCGGCTTCGCGGAACTGACCTACCAGGGACAGCAGATCTACGCGTCCAACTTCCGTACAGGTGAAACCCTGCTGATCGTGGCGGCGCTGTACTTCATCGTGATCTCCATCCTGACCCAGCTGTCCAACGTCCTTGACAGGAAGTTCAACAAATGAGCGAGACGAACGTGAAAATTGCTGTCCGTGGCCTGAAGAAGTCATTTGGGGCCAACGAGGTGCTCAAGGGGCTCGACGTTGACATTGCCGAGGGCGAGGTGGTCTGCGTTATTGGCCCGTCGGGTTCGGGAAAATCAACGTTCCTGCGCTGCCTGAACAAGCTCGAGGACATCTCCGGCGGCACCGTCACCGTCAACGGCTTTGACCTGACGGATCCCAAGGCCGACCTGAACGCTGTCCGCCAAAACATTGGCATGGTCTTTCAGCACTTCAACCTGTTCCCGCACATGACCGTCATCCAGAACATCATGCTGGCACCCGTGGAGCTGAAGAAGTCCGACAAGGCGGGCGCCCGTGCCCAGGCCATGGACCTGTTGCGCCGCGTCGGCCTGGCCGAGAAGGCTGATGCGCGCCCCGCCTCGCTCTCCGGCGGGCAGAAGCAGCGTGTGGCGATTGCCCGTGCGCTGGCCATGAACCCCGACATCATGCTCTTCGACGAGGCCACCAGCGCCCTTGACCCCGAAATGGTGGGCGAGGTCCTCCAGGTCATCCGCGACCTCGCCGCCGAGGGCATGACCATGGTGGTTGTCACGCACGAGATGGGCTTCGCCCGCGAGGTCGCCGACCGCGTCATCTTCATGGACGCCGGGTACATTTGTGAGGAAGGCAGCCCCGAGGCCATCTTCTCCAATGCCCAGCAGCCCCGCCTGCAGGAGTTCCTGGCGAAGGTGCTCTAGCGCTTCAACCGGATCTATTACGCACTTGTTGGACTGATTTGGCCATTTTTCGGCCTTTTTGGTCCAACAAGTGCTTAATGGAATTTAGTGTACGACGCCGTTTCAAAAGATGGGAGCGCAGGTGAAAGATTTGCAGGAGGTGCTTGAGGAGATCACGGAGCACGTGGCGCCGCTGTGCCGCGGGGGTGACGTTGCCTCCTATATTCCCAGCCTCGGCGAGGTCTCCCCGGAGAAATTTGGCATCTGTGTTGCCATGGCTGATGGGGAAGTTTACGGGGCAGGGGACTGGCAGGAGTCCTTCTCCATCCAAAGCATCTCGAAGGTGTTTTCGCTGGCCCTGGTCATGTCGTACGACTACGACTCGATTTGGAAGCGTGTTTTCCGGGAGCCCTCCGGCACGCCGTTCAACTCCATGATCCAGCTCGAGGCGGATTACGGCATTCCACGAAACCCGTTCATCAATGCCGGCGCCCTCGTGGTCACCGACAGGCTGCTGACGCTGACGGGGGACGCCTCCGCCTCCATTCGGGGACTGCTCCGCCTTGAGTCCGGCAACCCCTCCGTGGACATCGATGCAGTGGTGGCAGCCTCGGAGGCCGACCACGGGCACCGCAACGCGTCCATGGCGCACCTGCTGGCCAGCTACGGAAACCTTGAAAACTCCGTGGACGATGTGCTGGACAGCTATTTCAAGCAATGCGCCCTCGCCTTGAGCTGCGAAGACCTGGCCAAGGCCTCACTTTTCCTGGCCCGTCACGGCGTCGCGGCCGGCGGCACGCCGTTCCTGAGCCCCAACCAGAGCAAGCGCGTGAACGCCGTGATGCTCACCTGCGGAACATACGACGCTGCCGGGGAGTTCGCCTACCGCGTGGGCCTGCCCGGCAAGAGCGGTGTGGGCGGCGGCATCGTCGCCATCGTGCCCGGGCGTTGCTCCATCACGGTGTGGGGTCCGGCGCTGGGCCCCAACGGCAACTCGGTGGCCGGCATCGCGGCGTTGGACGAGTTCACGGCCCGCACGGGCTGGTCCATCTTCTAGCCGCCGCCGGTCCTGGTCAAGGCGAACGCCGCAGCACCTTCCGGGGTGTTTTTCCCGACGCCGCAGCGCGTTCCCAGCTACAGCTGTCGACTGGTGCGCCGGCGGACCGGCAGCCATGCTCATGCGTACTGTTCACCGCTACTGGCGCGTCTAGGCATCAGGGCGCACCACTCATGGCGGTTGGTGCGCATAAGTTCAGGGTTCCGCAGCGGGCGGCGTGGCTGGTCGAACCCCCTTTGCCGTGCCATAGGCTCTATTCCGTGAAGATTTCTACCTCCGTGACCCTCGTGCCCGTCGAGCAGGCGTCGGAGCCGGCCCGCTCCACTTTGCTGGCTGGAATTTCCGCACTGGAACTGGCGCCGGATCAAGAAGGATTTGTCGGTGAACCGTGGCCCATGGCCGAAAAAGCCCTGGATGATCCCCGGCGCCATCTCTTCGCCATCATCGTGCCGGGGCCGGTACTCAAGGTTGTCGGCATGGGCATTCTGCACGTCGGCGCGGCCACTGACACAAGCTGGCCCGATGATGACAGCGCCGTTCTCTTGCGGGGATTCCTTATTGACCGCCGCGCGCAGGGTCTGGGGTACGGCACCGAGGCGACCATGGCCGCCGTCGAACTTGCTCACAGCCTGGTTGCCGAACTGCAACTGCCTGCGCTCGGGGTGGTGTTGAGCGTCGATGAGCGCAATGTAGCCGGGCAGCACGCGTACCGCAAGGCCGGTTTCATGGACAGGGGCCGGCACTTGGGCGGCAGGTCCGGACCGCGACGGATCCTGTACAGTCCGTTCCCGCAGCCGGTAACGTCAACATTCATTGACGTGCCCGACAGGGTCAACTAAAGTTGACTTTTGAGGGTGGTGGTCATGAAAACACTAGTGGGAAACATGGACGGAATGGGCCCGGTCGAGGCGTTGTACGCCGTGGCGGAATCCCGCAAGCAACTGGCACGCATGGAGTCGGAAATGGTGGCGCGTGCCCGTGCCGCAGGCCTTTCCTGGGAAGCGATTGCCTTGTGCCTGGGTGTGAGCAAGCAGGCAGTTCACAAGAAGTTCGGGAAGCGGTAGCGGGCCGGGATCTGCCGTGATCACGCCTGACGCCCTTACCGGGCTGAGACGCTCAACTGCCAGGACACGCCAAACCGGTCGCTGAGCCAGGCGTACTTCTTGGCGAAAGGGTACTCACCCGGTGGCATCATGACCTGCCCCTGGTTAGACAGCAGGTCAAACAGCGCGTCGAGGGATGCTTCGTCGGGGCAGTCAAAAAAGAATGAGACCGAAGGGGTGAATCCAAAGGCGTGCACGTCCGGGCTGTCGATGCAGAGCAGTGTCTGGTCGGCGATCCGAAAGCTTGCCGTTTTCACGGTACCTTCCCGGTCGGGCTCCTCTGCTCCATAGCGGTCCATGGTGAGGATTTCGGCATCGGGGAAGGCCTCAACGTAGAAGTTCATGGCCTCTTCAGCCTGGCCCGTGAACATCAAGAACGGTCTAAGTGTCATGCCTCAACCGTACTGGAACCAGCAAGGGGCCGGAAGTACTCAACGCCACCAACCGGTCCGGGAGGAAGCGGGGGCGGGCCGAAAGTGGCAGGAGGGGTCGGCGTCGAGCTTTAAGCGACCGAACGTGCAAACTGTGGCGGGATGGAATGCAAGGGTGCGCCCCTTCAGAAGTGGTGGATTCCGGGCCTTCGGGCCCCGTTCCATTCATGGGGAGACGGTAGTAGGCTCGGCGCATGGTTACTCTCGTGATTGTACTTCTCGCGGTCTGGTTGATTCTGGCGGTTATTGGGTTCGTCTTCGAGGGCCTGATGTGGCTGGCCATTGTTGCCGTCATCCTGTTCGTCGCAACCGCCGCCATTGGCTGGGTGCGCCGCAAGGCGGTTGAGCGGTAGTCCAAAATGCGGGGCAACGGCTTTCCCTGAAGAGGGCGTTGCACGGGTCTTGACGGTGGCGTCGCTGAAGTCCTGTGCACCGTGATTCTTGCCCTCGTGCCGCCCCTGCCAGCAGGGTCCAGTGCCGTACCTCGTGCGGAATCCTCAGGAGGGCAGCTCGTGAAGGTAGGCTTCCGTCGTGGTGCGCAGTTGGGTCAGGAGTGTTTCCAATTGCTCCACCAGCTCATCCGGGTAGGCGCTCATTGTTGAGCCCAGCCGTATTCCCGGCGGATCGAAGAACACGCTGGCGACCTCCTGGACGCCGGGTGCGGTGTGCAGGGCAACAATGCGCTTGTCGGCGTGCACACGGCTGTGCTCGATGTGGCCGCTGGCCTCGAGCCGGTTGAGCAGTGACGACGTTGCGCCGGAGGTGAGTCCGATCCGCTCGCTGAGCCGCGCAGGCGAGAGAGGCGTTCCACGTTCCTGCACCTCAACTCTCACCGCCCAACATCTGCGCAGCTATCTTGGCCTGGGGAAGGCTTAGCCGGAGCGGCGGGGGGGCGCCCAAGCCAGGGGCCGCCGTCGACCATTAAAACAGTGGAGGGCCGGAACGCAATGTTCCGGCCCTCCATCATTCAAAAGCGATTAGCAGCCGTAGTACAGCTCAAAGTCCAAGACTGCAATTGGGTGAGGTTGAGAATGGCTGTCTGCCGTGTGTTCTAGGGCATTTTTACGTTGTTAGTGATTGGTGGAAACCGGGCTATTGTGGACCTCTTGCGGACTGTTTGCGGACTGAGACTAGGCGAAGGGGTCTTTCTCGCCAGTCTCGGCGACCGGGGCGTCGCGGGTCTTTACCCAGGCAACAAGTGCCGTGATGTTCTCGGCATCAAGCATGACACGGCGCATGCTGAGCTTGGTGTAGTGGCCAGATTCCTTGCAGTAGCGGCGCAGTTCAGTCTTGGTCATCCCAAGCTCCGGGGCCACGTCATCTGGGCTGCGGAAATTGTGCTCCGCGGTCACTGTCTGGCTGAGTTCCACGGCAGCTTCGTTTGGGCCGGTGGGCGTAGGTTCTGGGATGGCACCGCCAATCGGACAAGTGGGCAGGGCGTCCAACCATGCGGCTAGATCTTCGTGTCGGATTGCGCTCTCATTGTTCGCGAAACGCGCCAGAAGACGTCCTTCTGCAATGTGTTGGGTGAGAGTTGGCAAACTAAAGCCGCTTTGTGCGGCCGCTTCGTCGAACGTGTAGGCGATCTTCCATTTGCTCATCTTTTCGATACTACTGCTGGTAATCTCTGCCGGAGCGCGGATAGGCTACGCACATGGCAATGGCACCGATAGCTGAGGGCGAGCGGTGGGCTTACCGCAAGGGAAGCCTGCCATTCGAAGATGTCACGATTGTGAAAGTCGTTTCGCAGAGCGGCCATCGCAAAGTCAGTGTGCAGTTCGAAGATGGGCCCAACGCGGGGGAGACCCAATGGGTTGGCCGGCCGTACCTGAAAGTTAAATGGGATGAACGCCAGGCATTCGTTGATCGAGAGCAAAGATGGGCCAATGCTAAAAGTGGATACTGGGACGTGCCACTCGGACTCACCTGTGCGGCAGCTTTAGTAATAACAGAAACCATGGACGATGCCCTAGCCCGCGACCGTGACCATGGGATCCTCCAGACAAATGACGCACCTCTTCTCCGCCAACTCTTGCAGCTCACTGAATCTCAGCTATTTGTTGAGGGCAGCTTTGATGAGCAAGGGGTTACCTATTTGCCCTGGCCCGCAATGAAGGCAGTCGCCATGGCCAAATGTCGATTGAAACCCGAGGCTGTACTTGACGCAGTTGAGCGAGACGTCGAATCCTGGGGTGATTCTGCGGAGGAATTTGGATACTACAAGCCCATGAGCTCACGACAAGTCATCGAATTAGAGGAGCCTTGGCCAGAATATGAGACGCAAAAGACTGCATGGGACATTGTCCGTGGCTGGTGCGGGGAGAGCGCGCTTGCTCGATGGTCAACATTATCGCGGGTGAGAGCTGACAATGCTCGCCTCTCAGAGATTCTGGGAAGGGCACTTGATGCCCTTGAACGGGCAGGAGATGAGCACAGTGCCAAC
This genomic interval from Arthrobacter sp. PAMC 25486 contains the following:
- a CDS encoding amino acid ABC transporter ATP-binding protein, with amino-acid sequence MSETNVKIAVRGLKKSFGANEVLKGLDVDIAEGEVVCVIGPSGSGKSTFLRCLNKLEDISGGTVTVNGFDLTDPKADLNAVRQNIGMVFQHFNLFPHMTVIQNIMLAPVELKKSDKAGARAQAMDLLRRVGLAEKADARPASLSGGQKQRVAIARALAMNPDIMLFDEATSALDPEMVGEVLQVIRDLAAEGMTMVVVTHEMGFAREVADRVIFMDAGYICEEGSPEAIFSNAQQPRLQEFLAKVL
- a CDS encoding glutaminase; protein product: MKDLQEVLEEITEHVAPLCRGGDVASYIPSLGEVSPEKFGICVAMADGEVYGAGDWQESFSIQSISKVFSLALVMSYDYDSIWKRVFREPSGTPFNSMIQLEADYGIPRNPFINAGALVVTDRLLTLTGDASASIRGLLRLESGNPSVDIDAVVAASEADHGHRNASMAHLLASYGNLENSVDDVLDSYFKQCALALSCEDLAKASLFLARHGVAAGGTPFLSPNQSKRVNAVMLTCGTYDAAGEFAYRVGLPGKSGVGGGIVAIVPGRCSITVWGPALGPNGNSVAGIAALDEFTARTGWSIF
- a CDS encoding GNAT family N-acetyltransferase encodes the protein MKISTSVTLVPVEQASEPARSTLLAGISALELAPDQEGFVGEPWPMAEKALDDPRRHLFAIIVPGPVLKVVGMGILHVGAATDTSWPDDDSAVLLRGFLIDRRAQGLGYGTEATMAAVELAHSLVAELQLPALGVVLSVDERNVAGQHAYRKAGFMDRGRHLGGRSGPRRILYSPFPQPVTSTFIDVPDRVN
- a CDS encoding VOC family protein; the protein is MTLRPFLMFTGQAEEAMNFYVEAFPDAEILTMDRYGAEEPDREGTVKTASFRIADQTLLCIDSPDVHAFGFTPSVSFFFDCPDEASLDALFDLLSNQGQVMMPPGEYPFAKKYAWLSDRFGVSWQLSVSAR
- a CDS encoding helix-turn-helix domain-containing protein, giving the protein MRVEVQERGTPLSPARLSERIGLTSGATSSLLNRLEASGHIEHSRVHADKRIVALHTAPGVQEVASVFFDPPGIRLGSTMSAYPDELVEQLETLLTQLRTTTEAYLHELPS
- a CDS encoding helix-turn-helix domain-containing protein; the protein is MSKWKIAYTFDEAAAQSGFSLPTLTQHIAEGRLLARFANNESAIRHEDLAAWLDALPTCPIGGAIPEPTPTGPNEAAVELSQTVTAEHNFRSPDDVAPELGMTKTELRRYCKESGHYTKLSMRRVMLDAENITALVAWVKTRDAPVAETGEKDPFA